The Podospora bellae-mahoneyi strain CBS 112042 chromosome 7, whole genome shotgun sequence genomic sequence AGTCCAATATGGACGCTGTGTGGCTAGCTGACAGGCCCAATTGACCTTTGAAGCTGACACAGAGTCTACTAGATCTATTCATTATGTATGACCCTGAATCGACTTGAAGCTCATCGGTAATTACTCACGGATTCCCACCTTCACTGATGACAAGACTTTCTTCACCTAGCCACATACGCCATTTCACAgccattctcatcaccatGCTGCCTATTCACTCACTTGAATCTTGAAACGACTTTCTGACATAGACACTGGTCCCACGCCTTCAAAGCCCTGATATCAAATAGACTGTGGGTGTGTAGTAGCCGCTAATCCTACACAAACACGCACATGGATGACCAAGTACCAATTTCCACTACAGAGCAGACGTCATCGTCTCGGTACAGGCTGCCATGCCATCTCCCGGACTGATATATAACGTTCCTACCGATGTTGCACTCCAATGGCCACCACAGCTATGGGTACCTCCCCCAAGCTGACTCAAAACCAGGTCCCAACAACCTACTCAGGTATCCGGTTGTAGTCAGGATCCTACTGGTTCAATTCGATCATCTCAACAGTGGTACAAGATCCCTACTTATATTACAGACCCTGGCCAATAGGCGACCTAAtctctggtgatggtgtgatTTGTGGCTTGACGGTTTTTGTGGGGTGCCTACCATGTGCATCGACTCTAGATTAACGACATGTTTCCAGAAAGGCTAGCGATGTTTGGCATATATAAAGACAATACTCCAAATTCGAAAACATCTTTCTGCGAGAGGTTCTATTTACATTGCTGTCTGTCTACCTATTCAGCCTCCTCACATTAACGCCAATCCAATGGGTTGCATTGTGTCACCGCTGAGCAGAGCTAGTGTCTATATGATTGGGACGAGCAGTATTTCTGCTGATGGTTGGGATTAGTGGTGTCCTTGTGAAGCAGCTCACCACGAGGATTGACATACCTTATCGACCATAGTTGGGCATTCATTTTCTGCAGCAGCATTTCTTCGCACCAAGGCCTTTGCAGCCGTCCCCGGTCATGTGGGAGAAGAGCTTGTCTTCACACCATGCCTCGCATCTGCCTGACCAAAACACAGAGCAAATACTTGGGCTTTTGCAGGTAGCTCTGGTCTCAAGCTGGGCTGCCTCTATCTCGGAATAAGGGGCGGCAAGGACGCCGGCAACAGCGGTGAGGATAAGGtagagggtggtggtcttCATGTTCGAATAGTCGAGGCGTAGACTAAGGTAGGATGTTGCACCTGTGCTGTATCTGGAGATACTGGGTTTGTAGGACAGGATGGGTCACAGGGAAGATGCCTACCTATTTATCTTGATGTACGCAGGAAGATCGCAAGTGTTCCCTATCCTGTAACCCCACGGGCAGCATTGGGCTTGCCGAGCTCGGAAGAGGGTATTATCAGGCCATGATCTGAGTACATGCCACGGAAATCGAGCCGAATCGGAGTACGATGAGATGGTGTAGAGTTACAACGTCCCAAGTAGCTGGCTTGGGTGTCTTTGGTGGCTTGGCGATGTCACTTTCGGCTGGAGTTTGGGACCGCGATCCTACTTCGTCCGCAGAGCGCCATGATATTTTCGCCTAACTCTTCTTTCTATGGTAAAGCACCGTACCTCAAGCGACCTTCTCTTGTCTTCCAGATCCACCGCACTGTCTGTAGCCCGGCAATAGCGCTTCCGCATTACGTACACTGAACAGGCCTCTCTCAAGACATATTTCTGACCAAGATGTCGGCAAGAGTACCATGACTTGCTACTGTAACCGTCGAACTTAACCCCTAGTCCCCCACAGGGTCGGCGCTGGTAGCTCTCGGACCTACTCGGGGTTCAAGATACAGCCTTACATCATCATGCTTCCACCTGCCATCATCAGTTGCTGGATCCTCGCACCAGCCCCGCTCGCCACTCCGGGCGCGTGCCCATACACAGACTCGCAGAACATACGCATCTGCATAGGAAGAAACCTGTCGCCATCATGGTCGATAATATCTGATTTCTCGACGGCCGAACGCAGGCTGGACCATCCACCCGAGGATCCCAACTCAATGCatgccttggccttctcctcattCCACCACGCCGGCAGCAATTCAGACTTGCTCTCAACGTTCTTTAGGAAACGGCGAAAAGGTTCGATGGAGTTCCTGGCGCCACCGTAGAGGCCATCCTCATCGGCGTCTCCTTCAAATTTGGATTGGTCATCTGCGCGGAGGCGGTATACATCGACGAGTAGTTTGTAGATTTCTTTTTCCTGGCGGCCATGTAGCCAGGAACCTTGGTTGAGTTGGCCGAAGGAGTTGTTACCCTCCATGTGAGGCTGGGAATGCATGCTGTTGGCAAAGGGGCGTCCTTCGGCCCCGGGCTGGCCTGGCTTGCCGCAGATCTTTTTGTGAGCTTTTCAGTCCTGTTTTTGGCGCTCGCGGGAATAATATTCGGTGAGTGTACACTTGGCACACCGCTTCAGGGGGACCTCGGAGGCTGACTTGCTGCAAGTGGTGCAGGAGGACATTGTGAGTTGAGCGAGGTCTGGTGGGTGACTTCCGAAAGTCTTGGTTGGGGAAGTGTTTTGGGGAACTTgaaaggaaagagagagagagagagatccGGACCGTGGGGCATTCACGGGGGAAATAGTTGAGAGGATCCGAAAGGCCCCACAATGTACGGTcatgtttcttttctttttgcggACTTTTCATAGGTGGAAAGTCACCATGAAGGCACACGACGCACGTCACGCACCTTATCACACTGTTCCAAGTTCATTCGGACGACGGCAGGGAGCTGAACCTGACCAGGGTTATGAGAGATCCTCGGGCAAGCATGTTACAGCCCGAGCCACAACATAGTTGGTATATAAAAGTAAGTCAACCTATATTATATTATGAATTGAGCCTCAGAAGATAACTATTAGGCTGTCACGTTAACTGACCAACCGGTGGCACCACAGCCAAACTGCTATCTAACTGCACGTCGTGAGCCAGTGGTTAAAAGTAAAGCAGGCAATCAAGTACCACGCGGTTATCAAAGAATTGGTATTAGCCAACTGGGTGTAACGTTATGCAGGCTCTTGGTAGTAGCTTAAGGCCACAGAGCAAGGGCCACTAGGTAGTAGATAAATACGCGTcctgtcacaaccctggtacaggacgggttgtggggccacgggaataggggccaatcggaagaacgtacgagaatagccaatcacagcaagggacgactgatcagtacgccaagggcactgagcagactaaGCAGAgtgctcagtctgatcagggcactgagcaaactgagcagtcatgatcagtgtgccaagggcactgagcaagaagtaaatatggcttggcacaaggtccatatatacggaggaactgcctggtgtagatagacagttccgcagtatgcaattcaagcttgtattcacggtatctagtgtttacattgagacatcttgtcgtacactgtttagctgtaccgaaccaggattattcagaagcagccttcaaccggtatccctttcagaggttctggataggggttcgtcatacgTCCGAGGGACCCTTTTATATTTCTTAATGTGctattttctttattatttaCTCCAAGATTATTAAAGATTATGAATTAAGTGAAACTACTATTTAAGCTTTAATATATAACCTTTATCATACATAATTTTGAAATAAATgaaaatattaaaactatTCACGTATTTAcatttactatattataattacttaCCTTAGTTTGTTTTTTTCATCgctatttattatattattgttaatattatattatatattcgtaaaaaattattttattactttataCCCCTTAGGTTATTGAAAATGAAGACTTTAATTTCGCTTTAGGAGACTATTTTTTTAACGCTTTACTTATTCTTCGACCTTTTATTTCTAGGTATATTACTTAAATTTGATTATCGATATTTTTAATACGATGATACTTATATCTATAACGGCTTTAAAAGttttaataaaatttaaaatatattcATTTTAGTTTTTACTATATTCTAATCCCTGTCTCAGTTAAGCTAACAGGCAGGACAGACCGCgtgcggggcacaagacgcacagTCAATCGCTAGCAGAACCAATTATAGGAGAGAAGGATGGACCAATAGGAAGTGGATCATCCAAGGTATAAGGAATCATGAATGATTCCCAGGAATCATTCATGATCCTCGAGAGTCAGTTATGATCCAAGGCTTGGCattaggtctatatatacggaggaactggctggtgtagatagacagttccgcagtatgcaattcaagcttgtattcacggtatcttgtgtttacattgagacatcttgttgtgtACTCTTTAGCTGCACTGAACCAATtgtcagaagtagccttcaaccagtgtccctttcagaggttctgtacaggggttcgtcatacaAGACGGTCTCCATGCTTGATATGACTTCAACTCCCGGGTAGCTCATGTCGAGCCAGCTTTGAACCAATGCTTTGACTGAAGCTGGCCTTTTGTGGTCGAAAGGTCGACCGCGGTGTTCGGAGCATTGCTGACAGGTCAAAAAAAGTCGCCAGCAAGGAGGTCGGTTTGGTCATTGTTGCCATGGACTCTCACCATGAGCCATACTCTATCGTAAcatcctcttttcttctatGTCAGTTCAGATGTTCCAATGTATTTCCACAATATGTGTCCACGTAGATCTATCGCAACCCTACCACTTTGACGGCATCCTGCATTGTCATTGGAGCATGAAAACGAGAAGATGTTTGCGGCCGGCCACGAATCTTCGCAGAGAACTCCACCGTTAACTCCACCACACAAAAGCTTAGCACGTCGCCAAATACAAACCCTAAttccaccccaccaccacatcaatCCAGTCGgaaccatcctcatcggGTATGGTGTAGCGGTAACATCGTTGACTCTCACTTCTCAGAAGTGTCTgttctctcaacagccccgggtTCGACTCCCGGTATCCGAGTATCAACTTCTTTTTGGTTCATGTCAAGTCTATTTTTCGTATTAtttcttccttctctcctcaTAACCGTTGACTGATGGTCTCCAACCACAGCACCTCCTCAGGCCGCAATTCGATCCCCTCGGGTATTATGACCTCCCCACGTTTGATAACcacctcggcatcctcccccatcccgcTTTCAGAATCAGTGCTGCTGGTGGCCGATGCCCCAGGTTTTTCCAGCCTTGGCCTgctttcctcttctttttgtcTCTGTTGCTCCCGTCTCGCCGCTTGGTTCCAGAACAACCCCGTCTCACTAGGTGACCACCAGTAGAATGGGAACCTCCGCTGAATGTTGTTAACAAGCAGAGCCACTATCAGCATTAGGCCACACCCCAGTGAGACAGGCACCAACACATACCACCCCAGCCTgctcacatcatcatccaccactgCCATCAGAGCCGTGGCTCCAGCAGGCGGGTGCACCGTTCCCGTCAGGGCCATAACCGCCGTGGCGAGACCGCATGACAGCGCCCCTCCAAGCCATCGAACACGCTCAAACTCCTCCGGCCCCAGCAAGGCGAACAGTTTACAGACGATAATCCCCGTGATACTGGCTAATATCTGCCCGAGGATGGCGTTGCGGGGCTGGGCAAGCGGGGACTCGATTGCGTAAAAGTCCAACACGGCGGCAGCACCCTATGTTGATATCAGCAAACACATTCGAGAGAAACAAGAGCCGGAACACAACATACAAAACTGCCAATGATAACCggcacccccttctccccaaacGCCGGAATTTCCTGCCCTACCGCCCCGATCAAGGCCAAGCTGCTGAATATCCCCACCACGGCCCAGAATATCATGGGAATATTGC encodes the following:
- a CDS encoding hypothetical protein (COG:T; EggNog:ENOG503P09C) encodes the protein MSFTRSPSNTHVTRKPPTEKPRSSWSTLHFDVDAHVNPFFPCSFLPRFPRAVAHFLGYRTPHPPAVHPKPPLGNIPMIFWAVVGIFSSLALIGAVGQEIPAFGEKGVPVIIGSFGAAAVLDFYAIESPLAQPRNAILGQILASITGIIVCKLFALLGPEEFERVRWLGGALSCGLATAVMALTGTVHPPAGATALMAVVDDDVSRLGWYVLVPVSLGCGLMLIVALLVNNIQRRFPFYWWSPSETGLFWNQAARREQQRQKEEESRPRLEKPGASATSSTDSESGMGEDAEVVIKRGEVIIPEGIELRPEEVLWLETISQRL
- a CDS encoding hypothetical protein (EggNog:ENOG503P39F; COG:S); this translates as MHSQPHMEGNNSFGQLNQGSWLHGRQEKEIYKLLVDVYRLRADDQSKFEGDADEDGLYGGARNSIEPFRRFLKNVESKSELLPAWWNEEKAKACIELGSSGGWSSLRSAVEKSDIIDHDGDRFLPMQMRMFCESVYGHAPGVASGAGARIQQLMMAGGSMMM